CATGAAGGCGTATTTAGTAAGTCTCTAAGTTCGCCCTACTCTATTTTGAGTAAGATTTTAAATGAAGTTGAAGATGAATTCGATATTATCATAATAGATACCCCTCCATCATTAGGCTATGCAACGTATAACGCTTACTACGCCGCAACCAGTGTACTTTTCCCACTATCAATTACAGAAAATGACATAGATGCAACGTGTTCTTATTTTTCATATATACCGCAAGTCTGGGGATTATTGAATAATGCTAAGCATCAGGGGTATGACTTCATGAAAATACTTATTACAAATCATAAAGACAGTTCAACAACAACGGAGTTACTCAATAGCCTTAATGATAGCTTTTCACCTTATTTATACTCTAAAGAATTTAAAAATAGTGAAGCTGTAAGGCAGGCATCATCTTTATTATCAACGGTGTTTGATATGTCTAAAAGTGAGTACCCAAAAAGTAAAATGTCATACCAAGTGGCACAGCAAAATGCTTATGAAGTAACAAGTCAACTACAGCGCGATATTGTGAATGTATGGCGTAAGCAAGAGCAAGAGCAGGAGCAGGAGTAAAATCATGGCTAGAAAACGTGGAATAAGATCACCACTTGGCAATGCAGTCGGAGCGCAAGATGCAATCGAGTCAGGACAGAAAAGTAATATAGAGTCGCTTGCAAAGCAATTAAAAGCAGAGATCACTGGTTCTAAATTATCACTAATGGATGTATTACAAACCCATCTAGGGATAAGTAATGTTGGAGAGAGTGTATCCTGGAAGTTAAAATCAGGAAAAATAGCGCAATTTGTTCCTATTACATTAAGTTATCAGCAAGTTAAAGAGCTTACTTCGGTCACATTTGAAGTGAATGGTCGAGATCAATCTGGTCTAACCAAAGAATCCCTTCAAGATCTAGACTCATTATGTATACAACAATATTATCCAGCTATAGGCCGAAGAGTTAATGGCGTAATTGATCTGCTAGATGGCTCCAGGCGTAGAGCTAGGTTTTTGCTTGAAGCAGGTAAAATTAACTCATTTAAAATATTAGTCACAGATGACGATATTAGCTCTGGTGACGCTAAAGCATTAGCTAAGCAGCTGCAAGTTAGTAAAGAGCACAACTTACGTGAAATAGGTATGCGTTGTCAGTTAGAAAGTCAGCTTTATGAAAAAAAATATAATAAAAAACTCACGCAATCTGAATTAGCTGAAGAAATGGGCTTAAGCCAAGCCAAGGTAAGTAAGGCGCTAACTGCTGCCTCTATCGATAGTGCTATTATTGAGCTGTTTCCGGATATTTCTTTATTGTCACACTCAGACTACAAAGTATTAAATACAGTACAAAAAACGTTAGGTGAAAACGTAAATGAATTTATAAAGGATATAGAAAGCAATATAATTAATATCAATAGTGAATTAGTTCAAGACGATTATAAAGAAGCTGTATTAAAAATAGTTACAGACGCTATTAAAACATACAAACCTAAGCCAACCGAGCAGGCTATCGTTACTCCACTTGCAAATTTTAGCAAAAAGAATACCTATGCACGTAAGCGCGTTAAAGGTAGAAAATTCGCTTATGAGTTTTCACAGCTAACGAAAGAAGTACAAGATACTTTAGACCAGGCTATTGCTAAAGTGTTGCAAGACTCGCTTTAATTATAAAGGTATTCAGTCATAGCTAATTTATTTTATGAGTGAATACCTTTTAGATTCCTCAACGGGAAATTTGTTTTAAGTTATTGTTTTTAAGTCTCTTTGTGTTTTTTATTTCTAGCTATTCAGGCTGAATAAATCAACAGCATCTAGCCTGACTCATCCCATCGAGAGATTGCCAGAAGTTTAAATATTTCACCTGTTACTAATCACCTTAAAAAGGCCAATGAGTTAGGTTTAATTAATGGCCAAATTCAGGCGCTTCTCATGCAAAAGATGTCTAAGGTAAAATGTTAGTAATACAGTGAACAGCCCCGTTTAGACTACATCCGAGAGGTGTGTATCTGCCCACTTAGACTACACCGTCCTGCTTAGACTGCACTTGCTGAGGCATATTACTGCCCGTTTAGACCACACTTGTTAGGCTATATCTGCCCACCTGTACAGCATCATCGAAACCTCATTATGCCTGATGCGGTATGAATGAGGTTTATACCGAAATAAAAACCATGCGAACACATGGTCCCTAGTTTTATAAGTGTGCTGGGATTAGTGTTATTTGACTGCAAGGATCCTGTTTCGATTCGGCATAGTTTTACCTTGGAGTTACAGGAAGAAAGAAAGTTTAACAATTTATCGCTCGGTTTATAGTTAAGTTTACTGTGCTTATTAAATAGTGCTACTTTCGCTAATACGGCTTTATTCATTGCCATATGAGCATGTAAGTATCTTTGTATCGTCTGTGTAAGCTCATGTACAAGCCACATCGCTATTACCGTGGTGTCCACACCTATGCTAAGTAGATCCGTTGCATTGAGCGCCCTTAGCGCTCAATAAGAGTGAATCAAATTTGGTATCAACCGGCTAAGATAATTGACGCTAGATACAAAGGTCCGTATGAGGTCACGTTATTGTTTTTTTACCCTTGTAGAATGCCAGTGAACTACCCATCGACGCCGCTTCGCGTCGATCAATGGGTTTTCTCGGAAAATTTCGATAAATCATAACCCTTCCCCGTAAATTAATTATTATAGATAACACTATGGTGAAGCAATAATATGTAAGTATCTTTGTATTATAAGGGTCTAGCCAAGTGGTTCGGCATAGTTTTTCTTTCGGCATAAACTGCGAAATCCAACAGCTTAACGCCATTTAATTACATCATGCATCGGCTCGATAAGATTGGTCAGTCTGAGCCAGACATTAAACGATTATTGCCTTGGAACATCGATATCTAGGTGGTGTTTACATCTCTTCAAAGGGTCTTGTATAGTAAACCCTAGCAATGGGAGTATGGACAGGAGTGGCGAACCTTTAAGACTAAAGGAGACCAAGTTTACCCTCTACCAGGGAAAGTTTAGTCAATTAATTTTGGTGAAAGAGCATCACAATGGATATAGAAATCGTTTGAAAGTTAATCATAGGTGCTGGAATTAAATTGTATCAAGCTGAATTTAAAAAATGATTTTGGTCTAAAGTTCAAAAAAAGTTACATAACAAAATTTAAGTTGTAAGGAGGCTTCTTTGAGAGATAAAGAGAAAATTGCGGTATTTATTGATGCAGATAACGCACCTGCTCAAAAGATAGATAAAGTGCTATCCGAATTGGCGCGCTATGGTGTAGTCAACATTCGTAAAGCATATGGAAATTGGAAAAATCAAAACCTGAAGCCGTGGGAAGATGTGCTTCATGAATTTGCAATACAGCCGATGCAACAGTTCGATCTTACCAAGGGTAAGAATGCCACGGATATGGCATTAGTAATTGATGTTATGGATGTTCTGTACACTAAAGACATTGATGTTATTTGCCTAGTGTCGTCCGACTGTGATTTTACCCCCTTGGTAACTCGTTCTTTGGCTGATGGTAAATTTGTGATTGGCTTCGGTGAACGTAAAGCACCGCTAGCTTTCGTTAATAGTTGCTCACGATTCCTCTATCTTGACGAAGATTGCGAAAAAGAGCCCCCCATACAAAAACAAAAAAAGAACATAAAAAGTGACACTAAGTTAATTAATTTGCTTAGGCAAGCAATTGAGGCTGTCGAAGAAGACGATGGCTGGGCCATGTTAGGGCCAATCGGTACGCATATTTCAAATCACGCTTCCTTTGACCAGCGTAATTATGGCTTTAAGAAGTTGAGTGATTTATTTCAAGCTATAGACTTGTTTGAAATGAAAAAAACAAATGGCTCAGTTTTATGGATTAGGGATAAAAAGAAAGCAAAACAACTTAACAAGCCAAGGTAGGGCGCGTTATTAAAGTCCGTAATTGGCACGTGCCAGACCCTAAAATCGAATCTGGCATATATGCAAATTTAAGCATCAACTTATTGTTGGAGTTTTACTTTAGCGATAGACTGCCGGAAGTTTAAATATTTCACCTGTTACTCATCACCTTAAAAGGCCAATGAGTTAGGCTTAAATTAATGGCCAATACCCGTCCTTCTTGGACTGGATTTGATTAAGATTGATTTCTAATATCATTATGCGTACTTTTAAGAAATATTTTATTATTTAATAACATGCTAAGGTTCATGTGAACTACTCGCAACTAAAGCAGCGAGCTTCCAAGATAACAGCCTAAGTCGCTAACTCTTCTTTTTTGACGCTTCGTTGGACACCGCTAGTCGAGATTTTGGCTCGGCTAGTCTTACGATTGCCTCCACGTCCACTATCTGACTTGGTTCGTAGAACTCCACCGTCAGACAACACCATTCCAGTTTATAATATTAGGTTAATTGCCCGTTTCTTAATGACCTGTGATGCGTTGTTATCTGCATTGTCAGTGTTTCCACAGTTACCGCACAAAAATAGTTCTTGTGATCCTCGGTTGTCGGAGTGAGTGTGATCGCACTTGGCGCACTCCTGACAGGTGTAGGCTGGATTTACTTTTAATACGGCTCTCCCTGCTTGATAAGCTCAAAGGAAAATCGTCATACATGCTAAAGCGCGAGTATTGGGGGCGGATAAAGACAATGCTTTGGGGTAATCACTTTTGGTCG
This DNA window, taken from Pseudoalteromonas arctica A 37-1-2, encodes the following:
- a CDS encoding ParB family protein — protein: MARKRGIRSPLGNAVGAQDAIESGQKSNIESLAKQLKAEITGSKLSLMDVLQTHLGISNVGESVSWKLKSGKIAQFVPITLSYQQVKELTSVTFEVNGRDQSGLTKESLQDLDSLCIQQYYPAIGRRVNGVIDLLDGSRRRARFLLEAGKINSFKILVTDDDISSGDAKALAKQLQVSKEHNLREIGMRCQLESQLYEKKYNKKLTQSELAEEMGLSQAKVSKALTAASIDSAIIELFPDISLLSHSDYKVLNTVQKTLGENVNEFIKDIESNIININSELVQDDYKEAVLKIVTDAIKTYKPKPTEQAIVTPLANFSKKNTYARKRVKGRKFAYEFSQLTKEVQDTLDQAIAKVLQDSL
- a CDS encoding NYN domain-containing protein, with the protein product MRDKEKIAVFIDADNAPAQKIDKVLSELARYGVVNIRKAYGNWKNQNLKPWEDVLHEFAIQPMQQFDLTKGKNATDMALVIDVMDVLYTKDIDVICLVSSDCDFTPLVTRSLADGKFVIGFGERKAPLAFVNSCSRFLYLDEDCEKEPPIQKQKKNIKSDTKLINLLRQAIEAVEEDDGWAMLGPIGTHISNHASFDQRNYGFKKLSDLFQAIDLFEMKKTNGSVLWIRDKKKAKQLNKPR